TCACTCTGTTGGCTCCGCGTTCGCGCTGATGCCTTTCTTGCCTTAGGGCCTTCTCCGATGCGAGGCTAGAAGGGAAGAGAGACACCCCGACGATGGAGGCTATGCTCGCACACCTAGATGCACTCTCGATGCCTAGCAGAACCCCGAAGGCGAGAGAGTCTCCCCTATTTCGGGTAGGCCTAAACCCCAAACCCTTTACACTGTTTTGCACTCACGACTATTCAGAATTGTCGGTAGTCAGCTTCATGGACTGAGTAACGACTTTATACATTGTAGCGAATCCCCGGGCAATGCTTGCAGAGGACTATATGGGAGTCGCAGTTTTTGCGATCATAGCCCTTCTGATTCCAACGCTCGTATTCCTCCTCTCGAGATACATCCGGACGGACAAGAACGACCCTCGAGGCATGACAACCTACGAGTGCGGTGAGGTCCCGGTGGGGGACGCTCGGATACAGTTCCATTTCCAGTACTACATGTATGCGATCATCTTCGTGGCATTCGACCTGGTGACTGTCTTTGTTCTCATGTGGGCACTGGTGTTCTCTGACCTGGGTCAGCTTGCGAAGCTCTACATGCTGATATTCCTGGGAATCCTTCTCGTTGGAGTGACGTACGCGCTGAAGAAGGAGGAGATAATCTGGATATGAAGACCGCTCCCAACGATCCATCCATGGGAAATGTCCTCGCGTTCCGGTCAAAGGATTTCCTCAAATGGGCTGACAATGTTCTCGAGGGCATCCTTAGGAGGTCGCCAATAGGGACCGGAGTCGACCTCATCACCAAGGACTTCTTCAACTGGGCCACCAGGAACTCCATATATCCCTTGCACTTCGGCATCATGTGCTGCGCGCTCGAGATGGCCGTCGCATCCGCCCCGAGGTTTGATGCACAGAGGTTCGGTGTCATCTACCGGTCCACGCCGAGGCAGTGCGATGTCCTCCTCGTCAACGGCCCAGTTAGCAAGAAGCTCAAGCCGGCCCTTAGGAGGCTGTACGACCAGATGCCTGGGCCGAAGTGGGTCATAGCGATGGGCGAGTGCGCCATATCTGGTGGGCCTTTCTACAACAGCTACAGCGTCGTGCCAGGCGTCGACCAGTTCATACCGGTCGACATTTACATACCGGGGTGTCCAGCCAGACCAGAGGCGCTCATTGACGGGTTCATCAAATTGCAGAAGATAATCAAAGACAACAAGAAAGGACTGCTGACAGGCAAGTGAATCTCAAGACAATCAAAGGGGAGACTGACATGGGAGAGCGGGGGAAGAGCATTCTGTCGGAGGGCCTTGAGAGAGCCCCCAGCAGAATAGACGAGGTTCCCGAGGAGAGGGTCATCAGAG
The Candidatus Thermoplasmatota archaeon genome window above contains:
- the ndhC gene encoding NADH-quinone oxidoreductase subunit A, producing the protein MLAEDYMGVAVFAIIALLIPTLVFLLSRYIRTDKNDPRGMTTYECGEVPVGDARIQFHFQYYMYAIIFVAFDLVTVFVLMWALVFSDLGQLAKLYMLIFLGILLVGVTYALKKEEIIWI
- a CDS encoding NADH-quinone oxidoreductase subunit B yields the protein MGNVLAFRSKDFLKWADNVLEGILRRSPIGTGVDLITKDFFNWATRNSIYPLHFGIMCCALEMAVASAPRFDAQRFGVIYRSTPRQCDVLLVNGPVSKKLKPALRRLYDQMPGPKWVIAMGECAISGGPFYNSYSVVPGVDQFIPVDIYIPGCPARPEALIDGFIKLQKIIKDNKKGLLTGK